The Pseudomonas sp. MM223 genome segment AGGCGAGCTTGATCAGCACGCGGTCTTTGGAGACCCCGGCTGCGTCATACAGCCCGATCAGCTGGCGGGCTTTGTTCAGCAGCGCCGGTTCATCGAACGACAGGCGAGCATCCACCTCGGTGGAGATGCGCCCCGGGATGACCTTGAGGATGCCCGAACCCACGGCCACCGCGAACTTGTCGCAGGCCAGGTCGACATCGCCCTTGGCATCGGCCTTTACCTGCTTGAGCAAGTCGGCGTAGCCCGGGATGGCGGCGGCCTTCAGCAGCAGCGACGGGTTGGTGGTGGCATCGACCGGCTTCAGGCGAGTGATGGCGTCCAGGTCCCCGGTGTCGGCGACCACGGTGGTGAACTGCTTGAGTTGTTCCAGCTTGGAAGTCATGGGCGTGCTCTGTCCTGTGCATTTACTCGACATTACCCGAGCCCCGACAGCCGCTCAAGGGCCTGTAGGTGCGGGCTTGCCCGCGAGGGCGGTGCGAGAGGTGAAGATTCGAGTGCCAAGCCGCCATGAGGTTCCGCATACACAATTTCCGAACCCTGCACGACCCCTTGTAGGAGCGGCCTTGCGTCGCGATAGGGCTGCAAAGCAGCCCCAGGATTTCAGCGCAGATGCATAGGGTGCTGGGGCTGCTTTGCAGCCCTATCGCGACACAAGGCCGCTCCTACAACGACCGTGTCACCGCCCTTGCAACAACTCCACCGCCTGGTCAAACACCGCCAACGGCTCCGCCGCCTTGTGAATATCCGCCGACAGCAGCTGGCGGAAGCGCCGCGCCCCCTTGAACCCTTGGGCCAGCCCCAGAATATGCCGGGTAACGTGGTGCATTGCGCCACCGCTTTCCATATGCGCCACGATATAAGGCCGCAACTGCGCCAGCGCTTCGCTACGGCTGACCACCGGCGCATCGCTGCCGAACAGCTGCTGGTCCACCTCTGCCAGCAGGTAAGGGTTGTGATACGCCTCACGCCCCAGCATCACGCCATCGAATGTTTCGAGGTGTGCCTGGCATTCGTCCAGGGTCTTGATCCCACCGTTGAGCACAATCTCAAGGTCCGGGAAGTCCGCCTTCAGTTGCGCCGCCACGTCATAGCGCAGCGGCGGAATTTCGCGGTTTTCCTTCGGCGACAATCCTTCCAGAATCGCGATACGCGCATGCACGGTAAAACTCCGGCACCCCGCCTCGCGCACCTGCCCGACGAAGTCGCACAGTTCGGCATAGCTGTCGCGGCCATTAATGCCAATGCGGTGCTTCACCGTCACCGGGGTCGACACCGCATCACGCATGGCCTTCACGCAATCGGCCACCAGCGCCGGGTGGGCCATCAGGCAGGCGCCGATCATGTTGTTCTGCACCCGGTCGCTCGGGCAGCCGACGTTGAGGTTCACCTCGTCGTAGCCCGCTTCCTCCGCCAGGCGCGCACAGGCGGCCAGGTCCGCAGGCACGCTACCGCCCAGTTGCAGGGCCAGCGGGTGCTCGGAGGCATCGTGGCGCAGGAAACGGTGGGCATCGTTGTGCAGCAGGGCACCGGTGGTGACCATTTCGGTGTAGAGCAGGGTTTGCTTGGAGAGTAGGCGCAGGAAGAAGCGGCAGTGGCGGTCTGTCCAATCCATCATCGGTGCAACAGAAAACCTCCTAACTACCGTATCGCCTGAGGTTCCGAGGTTTTCCGCTTGTTTCTGGGGCATTTCTCTATCTCTGTTTGTTGCCACTTTATGCCGGTTCTTTCTGGTTTTGCTACGTCGGTTGCTACAATGTAGCAACTCAAACCAGCCGTGTAGCAAATCATGGGAACCATCACGCAGCGCAAGCGCAAGGACGGGTCATCTGGCTTCACCGCCCAGATCCGCATCATGAAGGAAGGGAAGGCAGTTTATCAGGAAAGCCAGACCTTCGACCGGAAGGCGACGGCGCAGGCCTGGATCAGGAAGCGCGAGGCTGAACTGTACGAGCCCGGTGCCATCGAGAAGGCCAACCGCAAGGGCGTGACGATCAAACAGATGATCGACAAGTACCTAGTGGAGTACGAGAAGCTTCGGCCGCTGGGAAAGACCAAGCGCGCAACCCTCAAGGCTATTGGTGAAAGCTGGCTTGGTGAGCTGGAAGACCAGCAGCTGACCAGCCAGAAGCTGGTTGACTACGCCATGGACCGGATCGAAAAGGACGGCATCCAGCCGCAGACGGTCGGCAACGACCTGGCCCACCTCGGCGCTGTGTTGTCCGTGGCCCGGCCGGCTTGGGGCTATGAGGTTGACCCGCAGGCCATGCCTGATGCCCGGCGCGTATTAAAGAAGATGGGGGCTGTCACCAAGAGCGTGGAGCGCAACCGCCGGCCGACTCGTGACGAGCTGGAACGCATCATCAAGTACTTCCAGGAGATGCGTGACCGCCGCAAGCAGGAGATCGACATGGTGCGGGTGGTGGTCTTCGCGCTGTTCTCGACCCGGCGTCAGGAAGAAGTCACGCGGATTCGCTGGGATGCGCTCAACGACCAGGAGCAGTCGGCGCTGATCACCGACATGAAGAACCCGGGGCAAAAGTACGGCAACGACGTCTGGTGCCATATGCCCGACGAGGCTTGGCGCATCCTGCAGTCGATGCCACGGGTGGCCGACGAGGTGTTCCCGTACAACTCCAGGTCGATATCGGCGTCGTTCACCAGGGCGTGCCACTTCTTGCAGATCGATGACCTGCACTTCCACGACCTACGCCACGATGGCGTAAGCCGCTTGTTCGAAAAAGGGTGGGATATTCC includes the following:
- the dusA gene encoding tRNA-dihydrouridine(20/20a) synthase (*Name dusA), with protein sequence MPQKQAENLGTSGDTVVRRFSVAPMMDWTDRHCRFFLRLLSKQTLLYTEMVTTGALLHNDAHRFLRHDASEHPLALQLGGSVPADLAACARLAEEAGYDEVNLNVGCPSDRVQNNMIGACLMAHPALVADCVKAMRDAVSTPVTVKHRIGINGRDSYAELCDFVGQVREAGCRSFTVHARIAILEGLSPKENREIPPLRYDVAAQLKADFPDLEIVLNGGIKTLDECQAHLETFDGVMLGREAYHNPYLLAEVDQQLFGSDAPVVSRSEALAQLRPYIVAHMESGGAMHHVTRHILGLAQGFKGARRFRQLLSADIHKAAEPLAVFDQAVELLQGR